Part of the Ignavibacteria bacterium genome, GAATTATTCCAAAAGAAATCGAAACAAAAACTTTGAGTAATGTTTCGGAAAACGATTTGATGAAACTCGTGATAGACATTCGCAAGGAAATTCGCTCAGAAAAACTCTGGAAACTTTCCGACAAAATCCGCGATGGATTGAACGAACTCAGCATAACGCTCGAAGACACGAAAGACGGAACGGCGTGGAAGCGAAAGTAAAAATAAACTTCTCAGATTTTCCTTTGATTTTTATGCAATCGAAAAGTATATTGTGCGCAACTTTTTTGCGAAATGCAACGATTTTTTTTTCCTCTTTTTTTCCAATATGTGAGCGATGAATGTTTTGAATAAGTTCATTCTCGCATCACTTCACATTTCACCCAAGCCACTCGTATGGCTCGTTGCGAGGCGTTACATTGCGGGGAAAACATTGAATGATGTTACGCGCGTCGTCCGTGAACTCAATCAACAAAACGCAATGGCGACGATTGATGTACTAGGCGAAGATATTACACACGCAAACGAAGCTATTGATTTCCGAAAGCAGTGTATTGAAGTTTTGAACACTATTCACACAACACACATTGATGCAAATCTTTCCCTGAAACCTACGCAACTGGGTTTAAAACTTGATAAGCACCTTTGCGAAGAAAATCTTCGCGAAATACTTTCCGTTGCGTCATCGTTCGGATATTTCACGCGACTTGATATGGAAGACCATACGTGCACCGATGATACGCTTGCTGTGTTTCGTTCAGTACGAAAAGATTTTCCTGGTGTCGGCGTTGTGATTCAAGCATATATGCGGCGAAGCGAGAACGATATTCACCAACTCATTTCAGAAAAAGCGAACATCCGTTTATGCAAAGGAATTTACAGA contains:
- a CDS encoding proline dehydrogenase, with amino-acid sequence MNVLNKFILASLHISPKPLVWLVARRYIAGKTLNDVTRVVRELNQQNAMATIDVLGEDITHANEAIDFRKQCIEVLNTIHTTHIDANLSLKPTQLGLKLDKHLCEENLREILSVASSFGYFTRLDMEDHTCTDDTLAVFRSVRKDFPGVGVVIQAYMRRSENDIHQLISEKANIRLCKGIYREPPNVTFQDRKEVQDNYIKLLEMLLSTKTYVGIATHDYVLIDAAHSLIKKYTLQKNEYEFQMLLGVREDLRNKILEKQERIRIYVPYGEHWYHYSTRRFKENPEIAGYVFKAMFSSNNK